A window of Alphaproteobacteria bacterium contains these coding sequences:
- a CDS encoding type II toxin-antitoxin system RelE/ParE family toxin produces the protein MIISFRCTETEKIWNGEISRRLPESIQQTARRKLRMLNNAHTTRDLTAPPANRLEALRGDLIGWHSIRINDQWRLCFHWHENNATDVAIVDYH, from the coding sequence ATGATTATTAGCTTTCGATGCACCGAGACTGAAAAAATATGGAACGGCGAGATTTCTCGCCGCCTACCAGAAAGCATTCAACAAACGGCACGAAGGAAACTAAGGATGCTTAACAATGCCCATACAACACGAGATTTGACGGCACCTCCCGCCAACAGGCTTGAAGCACTTAGGGGAGATCTTATTGGGTGGCATAGTATCCGCATAAATGACCAATGGAGATTGTGTTTCCATTGGCATGAAAACAATGCCACCGACGTCGCGATTGTAGATTATCATTAA